The sequence below is a genomic window from Bacteroidia bacterium.
GGGTAATAAATCTACTCGAATTGTAGCTTGGACATTTCTCTCGAAAGAAGAACAAAAAAAGTGGAAAGAAACGAGATGGAAATAATTCACAATCAGAAAACGATTGACAAATTCTAACATAAATAACAGACTTCGTTAAGCGTAGCGTCTCGCTACGCTTTTATTAATCGGCACCTTGCCGAAATATATTTCATAAAATCAATACTTGTATCTTTGAGATAAAAATGACAATAGGTTATCAAATAAAAGAACAAGATCAGCTGTATTTCATTACACTACAAGTGGTAAAGTGGGTGGATATTTTTACAAGACAATGCTATCGAGATATAATCATCACAAATTTGGCATATTGCCAAAAGAACAAAGAGCTTCAAGTATATGCTTGGGTTATAATGAGTAATCACATTCATTTATTAGTCCGCAGTCAAAAAGAAGAGCTTAGTTCAATTCTAAGAGATTTTAAAAGCTATACAAGTAAAAAAATAATAGAAGAAATAAATAGCTGTAATGAAAGTAGAAAAGAATGGATGTTAAAACTATTTAAAGATGCTGCATTTAAGCATAAAAGAAATTCGGAATATCAATTTTGGACACATGAAAACCATGCAGAACACATCTACTCCAATAATTTTATGGAACAAAAGTTAGATTACATTCATAATAATCCTGTTAGAGCAGGTCTTGTTGAAAAGCCAGAAGAATACAGCTATTCAAGTGCAAAAGATTATGCAGGAGAAAAAGGATTATTGGAAATAGAAACAGTAATGATAAAATGGAAAACTTACAAATAAGGCTCGAAGCCTTGTTAAAAGAAAGCGTAGCGAGACGCTACGTTGAACGAAAGAAATGAAATAATGTATTAATAATCTAAATCACAAAAGATGAAAAGAATTATTATATTTCTACTACTGAACTTTGCCGCTTTGGGCTTAGGCGGACTTTTTACAAGCAAGGGCGTTCCTTCTGAATGGTACATTCATTTAAACAAAGCTCCATGGACACCGCCTGGTTGGGTATTTGGTGCAGCATGGACATTGATTATGATTTGTTTCGCTTTTTATATGTCCAGCTTGTGGAAATACTCTGTAAGCAAGAGTTTGATTATTGCTCTCTATGTTATCCAATTGATGTTAAACATCTCGTGGAATCCCATCTTTTTCCAATTTCACGATGTTTTATTTGGACTCATTGTTATTACATTACTCACTCTTTTAATTGGATTCATACTCGTTTATTATCATTCCATTTTAAAGATAAAGTCTACGCTTATAATGCCGTACTTTTTGTGGCTATTAATTGCTACGTCATTAAACGCCTACATTCTAATCTATAATTAGAACTCGAATAATATGAATTTCTTAAGAAAGCATTGGTTTGACATTGGAGGATTTTTAGCCATTATAACTTTGCTATTTATCTATTTCAATTTTAAGACACTTTCCAACTTTCAACTTTTAATGTGGCTAAGTTTGGTTACGCTTTTTTTCCATCAATTAGAAGAATATCGAATTGTAGGAACGTTTCCAGGAATGATAAATACGGCAATGTTTAAAAGCGAAATGCCCGACCGCTACCCTTTAAACTCAAACACGGCTCTTTATATCAATGTAGTTTTAGGTTGGCTATTGTATTCACTTGCAGCGCTGTTTTCCGAAAAAGCCATTTGGTTATGTATAGCTACCATGCTGATTTCATTTGGTAATATAATTGCACATACATTTCTTTTTAATATCAAAGGGAAAACTTTTTATAATGCAGGAATGGCAACCTGTTGGCTACTTTTTGCGCCTTGCATTTATTTTTTTATAACAATCATTTATAATGATCATTTGGTTACCAATAAAGACTATTTAATTGGGATTATACTTGGTATCATTCTAAACATATTCGGAGTTTTAAAACCCATTGTTTGGTTTGCTGATAAAAACACAAGCTATATTTTCGAACAACGTAATTTGTTATTGAAGGATAGAAAAAACATCCAATAGAATTAATTTTACATCTTCTTTCTTTTGTCTTACAAACAAATGAAAGAAGCAAAGAAAAATTCAAGGCTTGGCTTTCTCATTTCATTTTAGCTTCCTGAAAGCTATTCATCGGGTGATTTCCTCACATCCGTTCGGAACTTCCCGAATTCATCACGCTTTCATTTTGCTAAAATTTTATTCGAAATCCGATGCCATTGTTACATTCAACCTCTTTCCCGGACCTTCTCCGAAGGAGAAGAAATAATGAAGGATTTAAAACCGACATCGGATGGCTTGGATTTCTCATTACATTTTAAAAACCTCTCCTTTATTAGGAATCCGATACCGAAAAAGTATTTTCGAAAAATATTTTTTGAACGTGTGTTGGCAATGAAAGCATACGATGCCGTGTTGCTTGTGTGTGAGGAATTATGCTTTCTTGATTTTTTTTTCTTTTTGGATTAAGCCAAAAAGATAATAAAAGAATAAATTGCTACTTATGTTCTTCTGACTTGAAAAAGAACGTAGCTCTTTAATTCGAAATCCGATGCCGCTATTTGAGCTTACAAACTTACCAACCTAACAACTTAAAACTCTCGAACTTAATAATCTATATTGTTGCAAGGAAAATATGCCTTATTTTTGAAACGTAAAGCGAAAATTTTTTTGTTGACTATCTCGCTTTTTATAATGTAATAGATGTAATTGCTCAGGCAATGCTACCGTGACCTAAACGTAACTTAAAAACAAGAATGAAAAAATATTTATTGCTTCTTTTAGTCGTACTGAACTTGTTTCAGAATCTCAACCTTAATGCACAAACCAAAGAAGGCGAAACACTTCTTGACAGTTTGCAAACAGCATTAAAAAACTACGATGCCAAACGTACTGCATCAAATAAAACTACTTATGACAAAGGCGATACCCTGAAGGTAAATATTTTAAATAGTTTAAGCTGGAAGCTAATGAACACAGGCGACTACGCCAAAGCAAAACAAAATGCTGATGATGCCTTGGCTATCTCCGAAAAAGTTGATTTCAAAAAAGGAATAGCAAATGCTTACAATATCATCGGAGTTATTTATGATGATCAAGGCAATTACCCTGATGCCTTGAAAAATTATTTTGCAGCTTTAAAAATAAGAGAAGACATTGGCGACAAAAAAGGAATCGGAAGCTCATACAATAACATCGGAATGGTTTATAGAAACCAAGGCAATTACCCTGAAGCTTTGAAAAATCATTTCGCTTCTCTGAAAATATATAAAGAAATTGGGTACAAACATGGAATTGGTAGCTGTTACATTAATCTTGGAATTATTAATTTGGAACAAGGCAATTACGCGGATGCTTTGAAAAATAATTTTGCAGCTTTAAAAATAGAAGAAGAAATTGGCGATAAAAATATAATTGATCTTACATACAATAACATCGGACTTGTTTATGACGATCAAGGCAATTATCCTGCTGCTTTGAAAAATTATTTTGCTGCTTTAAAAATAGCTCAAGAAATTGGCGACAAAAAAACAATTGCTGTTGCTGAAAATAACATCGGAGATAATTATGACAATCAAGGCAACTATCCCGATGCCTTAAAGAATTATTTTACGGCTTTAAACATAAATAAAGAAATTGGCGACAAACATGGAAGTGCTACCTGTTATATTAATATTGGAAAAGTAAATACTAAACTCAAAAAATTTACTGAAGCAAAAAAATACTTGCTTCAGGGGCGTTCACTTGCAATTGAAGTAGGAAGTAAAGAATATATTAAACAAAGTTACATCTGTTTGTCAGAATTAGACAGCGCCACCGGCAACTGGAAAGATGCCTACCTGCATCATAAATTATACATCCTCTACCGCGATAGTTTGGTGAATGAAGAGAACACCAAAAAAATAGTACAAGCTCAAATGCAATATCAGTTTGATATAAAGGAAGCCACTACAAAAGCAGAACAGGATAAAAAAGATGCAAAAGTAGGAGAAGAAGAAAAAAAACAAGCATTAATACGCAATGGTTTTATTGGAGGCTTTGCATTAGTATTAATACTTGCAGGTGTAAGCTATAGAAGTTACCGAAGAAAAAGAAAAGACAATGTGCTTATTACAAAACAAAAAAAGGAAGTAGAAAAACAAAAACAGTTGGTAGAGGAGAAAAACAGAGAAATAACTGCAAGTATTAATTATGCTTTAAGAATACAAACAGCCATACTACCTTCTAATCGTATTGTTCAACAATATTTAGAAAACTCATTTATCGTTTACAAACCCAAAGACATAGTAGCAGGAGATTTTTACTGGATGGAAACTACAGAGGATTTAGTTTTGTTTGCCGCTTGTGATTGTACAGGACACGGAGTGCCAGGTGCAATGGTTTCGGTTGTTTGTCATAATGCACTTAACAGAGCAGTACGAGAGTTTGGTTTAACAAAACCATCTGCAATACTTGATAAAACAAATGAATTAGTAAAAGAAAACTTTAGCAAAAGTGAAGATGATATTAAAGATGGAATGGACATCTCGCTATGTGCTTATTATCCAAAAACAAAAACATTACAATGGTCGGGTGCTAACAATCCATTGTGGTTATTTAAGAATAACGAACTAATAGAAACTCGTGCAGACAAACAACCGATAGGCAAAAGTGAAAACAACAAACCATTCACCAACCACGAATTTAAATTAAACATTTGTGATACTATTTATATTTTTAGTGATGGTTTTTCCGACCAGTTTGGCGGTGAAGGAGAAAAGAAATTGACTAAAAAGCGTTTCAGAGAATTACTCTTATCCATCCAAAACCAAACAATGCAACAACAAGGTAATACATTAGATAAATTTATAACCGAGTACAGAAAGGAAATGGAACAAACAGACGACATCCTTGTAATGGGTGTGAAAATAGGAAATAGATAACAGTCCCCATTTGCTGAATAGACCCAAAGCCACTTCCAATTTATCGCAAGGCAAAGTTATCTGAAGCATAGTCATACCCACCTGAATTACTGGCACGCACATCTGAATTACAGGCATACACAGATGATTTATAGACATACCCAGATGAATTATAGGCATACACAGATGATTTACTGGCATACCCACCTGAATTATAGGCATACACAGATGATTTATAGGCATATTCATCTGAACTATAGGCACATTTAGCAAAAAGAGAAGCCTTAAAAACTAAACCACACAAAGGATTCACTACTTTTTAGGAAAATTTAACATCTCCAAAGCAATAATCAATTAGCTACCCGCGTTTTTGGACATATTAACAATTTAAACCAAATAAAAATGGGTAAAAGAACAGTAAGAATAAAGGTACCGCGCCATAGGCCGGGAGATTTATTGCGTCTCGCTCAACGTATTTTAGAAAAGAGCACAATTGATGGAGTTAGCTGTCCAATCACTCCAGCGGATTTGGCAAACATGCAATCGCTTATCGATTCCGCGTTAGTTGCCCGAAATCACAGCATCGAGCTGCGCGAAGAAAGTGAAGGCGAAATGCAAGTAGCCCGTGCAGCTATGGGTACTGAGAAGGGGCAAACATCCAGTACTCCGAATACTATTAGTTACCTCGTCTCAAAAATGCGAGATGTGTTAATAGCTACCTATCGTGGTAGAGAGGAGCAGCTTAGCCAGTACGGCTTTAATGTAGTAGTTAATGCCTACGTCCCGAAAGGCAAAGGGAATAAGTCTGTTACCTGACAGATTCGCTTTGTGTATCTGTAAACCACATCCTAAAAGGATGTGGTTTCTTTTTAATATGAAAAGAGGAGGTGTATTTTTCAATAAAATAGCTTACTATTGTAATTGAAATGGCAATCGGATGAAAAAAATATTTCTCATTTTTATTTTAGGCACCGTATTAGTGGCTTGTAACAAAGACCAAAGCGATTCGCAGCCTCCTGTGATTACGATTTCCTCCCCTTATCCAAATCAACTCTTTCATGTAAACGATACCATTATCATAACCGCTAAGGTGAGCGATGAAACACAACTAACAAGTATTTCTATATCCTTAGAGAACGCACAATTGGCGCGAGTAATGCCCTCTGTAAACATTCCTGTAGTATCCAAAAACATGAACTTCACCGATAGGTATGTATTGTCTGAACAGCACTTGTTGTCGGGCATTTATTATGTTACCGTAACCGCTTCTGATGGCTATAACCTTATCAGTGGCTTTCAGAAGATTTCCATTATTGCATCGCCACGCAAACGTATGGGCATTTACGCCCTTACACAACCTTACAGCAGCCAAATAAATGTAGTGAAGATTGATACCCTGTTTCACGCAGCTCAACAAACATCGCTGCTCTCCGATTATTCCGGCTCCGTAATGAATTCCTATTATCAGCAATTAACCATTGCAGGCAGTTACACAGGGCATTTGAATGCGATCAACCTTTCTACAAACACCACGCAATGGTCGCATCCTTCGGGTTCTGGCTCTACACCTTATTTTGAAGGCATTTACAACGATGACACCTTGAGTTATGTGCCGCTCTATAACGGACAAATTTACGCCTATGATGCAAACGGAATGCAGGCTTTTTCAGCAACTGCCGACCCCAACTATTATGGCACACAGCTTTACAAACAAAATGGGATGTTATTTGTTGCGGAGAAATACATTACAGGTACTTCCTACAAATTAGTAACCTATTATTGCCCCTTTGGGGCTAATTTACAAGAAGCTGCGATGCCAATGAACGCCATTGCCATTTGTCCGAAAGACAATAACGATATTTTCGTATTCGGTAACAATGCCGGGCAGGGCGTAATGGAACTATACACCATCAATAACAATGTGTTTTACAGTCCGCAAACATTACCCGCGGGAAAACTGCTTTCTGCCGTAGCCATTGATGCCGATGATTGGCTGCTGGGTTGCGATAACAACACGGTTTATAAATACCAATATTCCATCAACAGTTTAACGGCATATATTACCAATGCACGCGCGTATCACTTGTTGTACGACGACTTAAACAATCAAGTAATTGTAGCGACTAAGAATACCGTTTCGGAGTACAATTATACCACCGCAGCAATGGTGAATACGGTTTCTGTAACGGATTCCATTATCAACATTCATTTGCTTTTCAATAAATAGTTTTTGGGAGATATTGATTTTATCGTTTGAAAAAATTATTTTTCAAACAGGTATTTTCGGTTGTGGGACACTGGGTTTACTCACCATGTAAACGCCAAAAAAGATAAAGATAGCTGCAATTATTTTGAGGAGATTCAATTCGTCTTTCCCGAAAAACAAAGCGATTAAGGTTGCGAAAACAGGTTGTAAATAAATATACGAACTAACAATGGACGGACTTAGTTTTTCCAAGGCATAGGTGTTTAAAAAATAAGTAATAAAGGTTACTACCACTACCACAAACAAAATACAACACCAAACGGAAAGAGAGATATGCGCCCAATGTACCGCCAGCGCATCGGAATACCCAAACGGAATAACGTAAATCATTCCGAATAAAAACATCCATTTCATAATGGCTGTTGCCGGATATTTCCTCAATAAAGGTTTTGCGAGTACAAGGTAAATAGCCCAAGAGACGGAATTCAACAATACCAATAAATCGCCTTTAATTGTTTCGGAGCCGAAAGAAAAGTTTTTTTTGAAAAGTAGTAGAATAGTTGCGCCGATAATGCCAAACAGTATTCCGGAAAATTTCCGAGAAGAGATGCGCTCTTTTAAGAAAAAGGCGGAAAATAAGGCTACTATAATCGGATTCGAAATCATAATAATGGACGCATTAACAGGCGTTGTGATATTTAATCCTTTAAAAAAGAGCAATTGGTTGGCGGCGGCTCCAAACAGTCCGAGCAACATTAATTTCGGAAAATCTTTCTTCTCTATTTTCACTGTTTTGTACATAAGTGAAAACAACCAATACAGAAATGTGGCGCCTACTACGCGCACGAGAATAAACCCGAACGGACGAATGTAATCGGGCATTACTTCTTTGGCAATGGTATAATTGGCAGCGTAAAAAATAGTTACAAAAAACAATGCCAGATGAGCTTTTAAAGCGTTGTTTTTCATTATAGGATTGCTTTTACAGCAGCAATGGTTTGTTTGGCATTACCAATAAAAATACGATTATCCACCACAATAACAGGACGTTTTAGAAACGTATATTCTTCTAAAATATAGTTGCGATATTCTTTTTCGCTGAGCGCTTTTTCTTTTAAATTCAAGGCTTTGTATTTCATCGCCGTGCGACTAAATAAAGCTTCGTAGCTGCCACTCAATTCTTTTAATTGATCCAATTGGGCTGGACTTAT
It includes:
- a CDS encoding transposase, which encodes MTIGYQIKEQDQLYFITLQVVKWVDIFTRQCYRDIIITNLAYCQKNKELQVYAWVIMSNHIHLLVRSQKEELSSILRDFKSYTSKKIIEEINSCNESRKEWMLKLFKDAAFKHKRNSEYQFWTHENHAEHIYSNNFMEQKLDYIHNNPVRAGLVEKPEEYSYSSAKDYAGEKGLLEIETVMIKWKTYK
- a CDS encoding TspO/MBR family protein; amino-acid sequence: MKRIIIFLLLNFAALGLGGLFTSKGVPSEWYIHLNKAPWTPPGWVFGAAWTLIMICFAFYMSSLWKYSVSKSLIIALYVIQLMLNISWNPIFFQFHDVLFGLIVITLLTLLIGFILVYYHSILKIKSTLIMPYFLWLLIATSLNAYILIYN
- a CDS encoding HXXEE domain-containing protein — protein: MNFLRKHWFDIGGFLAIITLLFIYFNFKTLSNFQLLMWLSLVTLFFHQLEEYRIVGTFPGMINTAMFKSEMPDRYPLNSNTALYINVVLGWLLYSLAALFSEKAIWLCIATMLISFGNIIAHTFLFNIKGKTFYNAGMATCWLLFAPCIYFFITIIYNDHLVTNKDYLIGIILGIILNIFGVLKPIVWFADKNTSYIFEQRNLLLKDRKNIQ
- a CDS encoding tetratricopeptide repeat protein, with amino-acid sequence MKKYLLLLLVVLNLFQNLNLNAQTKEGETLLDSLQTALKNYDAKRTASNKTTYDKGDTLKVNILNSLSWKLMNTGDYAKAKQNADDALAISEKVDFKKGIANAYNIIGVIYDDQGNYPDALKNYFAALKIREDIGDKKGIGSSYNNIGMVYRNQGNYPEALKNHFASLKIYKEIGYKHGIGSCYINLGIINLEQGNYADALKNNFAALKIEEEIGDKNIIDLTYNNIGLVYDDQGNYPAALKNYFAALKIAQEIGDKKTIAVAENNIGDNYDNQGNYPDALKNYFTALNINKEIGDKHGSATCYINIGKVNTKLKKFTEAKKYLLQGRSLAIEVGSKEYIKQSYICLSELDSATGNWKDAYLHHKLYILYRDSLVNEENTKKIVQAQMQYQFDIKEATTKAEQDKKDAKVGEEEKKQALIRNGFIGGFALVLILAGVSYRSYRRKRKDNVLITKQKKEVEKQKQLVEEKNREITASINYALRIQTAILPSNRIVQQYLENSFIVYKPKDIVAGDFYWMETTEDLVLFAACDCTGHGVPGAMVSVVCHNALNRAVREFGLTKPSAILDKTNELVKENFSKSEDDIKDGMDISLCAYYPKTKTLQWSGANNPLWLFKNNELIETRADKQPIGKSENNKPFTNHEFKLNICDTIYIFSDGFSDQFGGEGEKKLTKKRFRELLLSIQNQTMQQQGNTLDKFITEYRKEMEQTDDILVMGVKIGNR
- a CDS encoding DMT family transporter, whose amino-acid sequence is MKNNALKAHLALFFVTIFYAANYTIAKEVMPDYIRPFGFILVRVVGATFLYWLFSLMYKTVKIEKKDFPKLMLLGLFGAAANQLLFFKGLNITTPVNASIIMISNPIIVALFSAFFLKERISSRKFSGILFGIIGATILLLFKKNFSFGSETIKGDLLVLLNSVSWAIYLVLAKPLLRKYPATAIMKWMFLFGMIYVIPFGYSDALAVHWAHISLSVWCCILFVVVVVTFITYFLNTYALEKLSPSIVSSYIYLQPVFATLIALFFGKDELNLLKIIAAIFIFFGVYMVSKPSVPQPKIPV
- a CDS encoding ArsC/Spx/MgsR family protein; protein product: MRKIFFLSSCSTCQRIIKELDLAADNFIFQDIKNEKISPAQLDQLKELSGSYEALFSRTAMKYKALNLKEKALSEKEYRNYILEEYTFLKRPVIVVDNRIFIGNAKQTIAAVKAIL